The genomic interval AGAAAAGCTCGCCTCTGTAGGCATACTCGCATCAGGAGTAGCACACGAGATAAACAATCCACTTGGAGGGATATTTAACTGCCTGCAGATGTTGAAGCTGAATATAAACAATCCCGAGTCAAGGGAAAAATATATAAGTCTGATAAAAGAAGGGCTTGACCGCATAGAAAATACAGTAAGCAAGCTTTTGTGGATGTCGAGAAAGGGAGACCACAAGCCTATTAATATTAATGTGAAAGACTCTATCAATGGTGTTTATACATTTGTTGGACATAAACTCAAAAAGAGCAATATTCAGTTTATCAATGGAGTTGAGGATGATATTTCTATTGTCTTTGATCCTCATGATTTTCATCAGGTGATTCTAAATCTCTTTATAAATGCAATCCATGCGATGAAGGACAGAGGGACTCTAACTGTCAAAGGATACAGAAATAATTCAAAGATACATATAGAAGTAATAGACACAGGTGAGGGTATCCCTCGGGAAAATCTTGGAAAGATATTTGATCCATTTTTTACGACCAAGCCTCCCGGAGAAGGGACAGGTCTTGGATTGTGGTTGAGTTATGATATAGTTAGAAATTATAATGGAAATATTTCTGTTGAAAGCGAGGTTGGGAAGGGCAGCAAGTTTACATTGACCTTTCCTACAAATTAGCAAACCATTGAACAAGATGTCATTGCGAGGTCTTTAGAGTGAAGGAAACGGTTCTATTAATAGAAGATGAAAAATTGATGAGGGTCACACTTGATGACGCACTTAAGTCAGCAGGCTATGATGTTGTTTCATTCGAGGCAGGCACTGATGCACTGAATTTTTTAAAAGACAATTCAGTTGATGTTGTGGTTACAGATGTGAGGCTCCCTGATATTGACGGTATAGACATATTACGGCAGATTTCAGGGACGAATGATTCTCAGGTGATCGTGATGACTGCCTTTGGCACGATAAAAGACGCTGTAGATGCAATGAAACTCGGTGCATTTGATTACATAACAAAACCGTTTTCACTGGATGAATTCATTCTGTTGATAGAAAGGGCGCTTGATGTTAAGAGGCTCAAGGATGAAAACATAAGGCTCAAAAAAGACCTTGGTAAATGCTATTGCTTCCCAAATATAATCGGTGAAAGCGATGCTATGAAAAAGGTCTTTTCATTGATACAAAAGGTTGCAGACAGCGATTCGACTGCCTTGATACTCGGAGAGAGTGGCACTGGAAAAGAGCTAATAGCAACTACAATTCATTATCAAAGCAAACGAAAGGACAAGCCTCTTATAAAAATAAACTGTGCGGCAATGCCTGACGGACTAATAGAAAGCGAATTGTTCGGACACGAAAAAGGTGCATTTACAGGCGCGATAAAGAGAAAGCCTGGCAGATTTGAGCTTGCCAACGGAGGCACTATTTTTCTTGATGAGATTGGAGACATCCCTCTGTCCACACAGGCAAAGATCTTGAGGGTTATTCAGGAAAGGCAATTCGAAAGGGTAGGCGGGACAGAAACCTTGAATGTGGATGTCAGAATAATAGCCGCAACTAACAAAGACCTGGATGAAGAGGTAAAAAAAGGCAATTTCAGAGATGACCTTTACTATCGCCTTAATGTGATACCAGTTACACTGCCTCCTTTGAGGGAGCGTAAGGAAGATATTCCATATCTTGTTGATTTTTTTCTGAATAAATGTAAAAACAAACTTTCCAGAAATATTCGTTTTTCAAAAGATGCTATGGATATCCTCCTTAAATATGATTATCCGGGTAATATCAGGGAACTCGAAAATATTGTAGAGAGGTGTGCTACTCTCTCTGCTTCTGATATAATTCAGAAAGAAGACCTCCCCTCTTTTGTATTCGAAAAATCTGATAACATTAAACATGTCTATCTTTCTGATGTGGCAGCAGAGGCAGAAAAGGAGCATATAATCAGGATATTAAAAACCACAAAGGGCAATAAAACACGGGCAGCAGAGGTGCTCGGCA from Dissulfurispira thermophila carries:
- a CDS encoding sigma-54-dependent transcriptional regulator → MKETVLLIEDEKLMRVTLDDALKSAGYDVVSFEAGTDALNFLKDNSVDVVVTDVRLPDIDGIDILRQISGTNDSQVIVMTAFGTIKDAVDAMKLGAFDYITKPFSLDEFILLIERALDVKRLKDENIRLKKDLGKCYCFPNIIGESDAMKKVFSLIQKVADSDSTALILGESGTGKELIATTIHYQSKRKDKPLIKINCAAMPDGLIESELFGHEKGAFTGAIKRKPGRFELANGGTIFLDEIGDIPLSTQAKILRVIQERQFERVGGTETLNVDVRIIAATNKDLDEEVKKGNFRDDLYYRLNVIPVTLPPLRERKEDIPYLVDFFLNKCKNKLSRNIRFSKDAMDILLKYDYPGNIRELENIVERCATLSASDIIQKEDLPSFVFEKSDNIKHVYLSDVAAEAEKEHIIRILKTTKGNKTRAAEVLGISRKTLWEKMNLYGIE